The Stappia sp. genome window below encodes:
- a CDS encoding AAA family ATPase — protein sequence MTGPTGRTPLSEEALRPAVSRADFDFDTTESLPEPTGWLGQDRAVDTLHMAATIPHSDFNAFVLGRPGSGRHAITREILGQAAAARPRPRDWVYVNNFEAPHKPTAIDLPPGRAVALRRAMETLVDDLANEIPALFESEDYQARRRAIEETFSQAHEEAMGAVFKKARARNVAILRTPMGFTFAALKDGEVLSQEAYRALDDAEQAAFEAAMEETQKELSEALQSVPGQQKEHRRQVEELNQSLAREGVDAAIAGVSQAFAGHEKVEAYLEAVRRDLIDNAELFLMREDGAEAGTFPVANTRHFAKPQFQRYTVNVMVSHDGAGGEGVGEGAPVVAEDLPTLANLIGRIEYASQMGALVTNFTMIRPGALHRANGGYLILDARQVLLEPMAWDALKRCLRSGEIAIFSPGERLSLISTVSLDPDPVPLRTRVVLIGERLHYYLLSALDPDFPHLFKLAADFSDRLALDASAKAGYARLIGDLARQAKTRALDAGAVLRLFQESVRATGDAERLTLNTDHLSDLVREADYWADQRSAATIGARDIDTVVAERERRAGRLRDLDQEMITRDTVLIDTDGQHTGQINALSVLQIGGFAFGRPSRLTARTRPGSGKVVDIERETDLGGPLHSKGILILQGYLAATYATKAPMSLWASLVFEQSYGGVDGDSASAAELVALLSSLAEAPIDQSLAITGSVNQFGDIQAIGGVNEKIEGFFDICAARGLTGRQGVLIPAANVKNLCLRERVVEAVAAGDFRIVPLTTIDDALEELTGCPAGVRGDDGTYPPGSVNRRVEERLTGFADIRRRFAGEGRHDGRQGAS from the coding sequence ATGACCGGGCCGACCGGCCGCACGCCCCTTTCCGAGGAGGCGCTGCGTCCCGCCGTGTCGCGGGCGGACTTCGACTTCGACACCACCGAAAGCCTGCCGGAGCCCACGGGCTGGCTCGGACAGGACCGCGCCGTCGACACGCTGCACATGGCGGCGACGATCCCGCATTCCGACTTCAACGCCTTCGTGCTCGGGCGTCCCGGCAGCGGCCGTCATGCCATCACCCGCGAGATTCTGGGGCAGGCGGCGGCAGCCCGCCCGCGCCCCCGCGACTGGGTCTATGTCAACAACTTCGAAGCGCCGCACAAGCCGACCGCCATCGACCTGCCGCCCGGGCGGGCCGTCGCCCTGCGCCGTGCGATGGAAACGCTCGTCGACGATCTGGCGAACGAGATCCCGGCGCTGTTTGAGTCCGAGGACTATCAGGCGCGCCGGCGCGCCATCGAGGAAACCTTCTCGCAAGCCCATGAAGAGGCGATGGGCGCGGTTTTCAAGAAGGCGCGGGCGCGCAACGTGGCCATTCTGCGCACCCCGATGGGCTTCACCTTCGCCGCGCTGAAGGACGGCGAGGTGCTGTCGCAAGAGGCCTACCGCGCGCTTGACGATGCGGAGCAGGCCGCCTTCGAGGCGGCGATGGAGGAAACGCAGAAGGAACTGTCGGAAGCGCTGCAGTCGGTGCCCGGCCAGCAGAAGGAGCATCGCCGCCAGGTCGAGGAACTGAACCAGTCGCTGGCGCGCGAGGGCGTGGACGCGGCGATTGCCGGGGTCAGCCAGGCCTTTGCCGGCCACGAAAAGGTCGAGGCCTATCTCGAGGCGGTGCGCCGGGATCTGATCGACAACGCCGAACTGTTCCTGATGCGTGAGGACGGCGCGGAGGCCGGCACCTTCCCGGTCGCCAACACCCGGCATTTCGCCAAGCCGCAGTTCCAGCGCTACACGGTCAATGTGATGGTTTCCCACGATGGGGCCGGGGGCGAGGGGGTGGGCGAGGGCGCGCCGGTTGTGGCCGAGGACCTGCCGACGCTCGCCAATCTGATCGGGCGGATCGAATATGCCTCGCAGATGGGCGCGCTGGTCACCAATTTCACGATGATCCGGCCCGGCGCGCTGCATCGCGCCAACGGCGGCTATCTGATCCTGGATGCCCGGCAGGTGCTGCTGGAACCGATGGCCTGGGACGCGCTCAAGCGCTGCCTGCGCAGCGGCGAGATCGCGATCTTTTCTCCGGGCGAGCGGCTGAGCCTGATCTCGACCGTGTCGCTCGATCCCGACCCGGTGCCGCTGCGGACCCGCGTGGTGCTGATCGGGGAGCGGCTGCACTACTATCTTCTGTCGGCGCTCGATCCCGATTTTCCGCATCTGTTCAAGCTGGCCGCCGACTTCAGCGACCGTCTGGCGCTCGATGCCAGCGCGAAGGCCGGCTATGCCCGCCTGATCGGCGATCTGGCGCGACAGGCGAAGACCCGCGCGCTGGACGCGGGCGCGGTGCTGCGGCTCTTCCAGGAAAGCGTCCGGGCGACGGGCGACGCGGAGCGGCTGACGCTCAACACCGACCATCTGTCGGATCTGGTGCGCGAGGCCGACTATTGGGCCGACCAGCGCTCGGCCGCGACCATCGGCGCGCGGGACATCGACACGGTCGTCGCCGAGCGCGAGCGGCGCGCCGGCCGGTTGCGGGATCTCGATCAGGAGATGATCACCCGCGACACGGTGCTGATCGACACGGACGGGCAGCATACGGGTCAGATCAACGCCTTGTCCGTGCTGCAGATCGGGGGATTTGCCTTCGGCCGGCCGTCCCGCCTGACCGCGCGCACGCGGCCCGGGAGCGGCAAGGTGGTCGACATCGAGCGCGAGACCGATCTCGGTGGCCCGCTGCATTCCAAGGGCATCCTGATCCTGCAGGGCTATCTCGCCGCGACCTATGCCACCAAGGCGCCCATGTCCTTGTGGGCGAGCCTCGTCTTCGAGCAAAGCTACGGCGGCGTCGACGGCGACAGCGCCTCGGCCGCCGAGCTCGTCGCGCTCCTGTCGTCGCTGGCCGAGGCGCCGATCGACCAGTCGCTGGCGATCACCGGCTCGGTCAATCAGTTCGGCGACATCCAGGCGATCGGCGGGGTGAACGAGAAGATCGAAGGCTTCTTCGACATCTGCGCCGCGCGCGGTCTGACCGGGCGGCAGGGGGTGCTGATCCCGGCGGCCAACGTCAAGAACCTGTGCCTGCGCGAAAGGGTGGTTGAGGCGGTCGCGGCAGGCGACTTCCGGATCGTGCCCCTCACCACGATCGACGACGCGCTGGAGGAACTGACCGGCTGTCCCGCGGGCGTGCGCGGCGACGACGGGACCTATCCGCCCGGCAGCGTCAACCGCCGGGTGGAGGAGCGGTTGACAGGGTTTGCCGACATTCGCAGGCGGTTTGCCGGGGAGGGGCGTCATGACGGACGACAGGGCGCATCCTGA
- a CDS encoding xanthine dehydrogenase family protein subunit M, with the protein MYETSYHRATSVADAAAKLAASDEGKILAGGQTLLPTMKQRLAAPSHVIDVRHIADMAGIAETGAGGVRIGAATTHAEVATSQIVQRLLPGLASLAGHIGDPHVRHMGTIGGSLANNDPAADYPAAALALGATIHTDRRQIAAEDFFTGLFETALDDTEIVTAVEIPAATTCAYAKYPNPASRYAMVGVFVARTDAGVRVAVTGAGADGVFRHTGLETALEADFSPDAIAGVTTDANGLLADIHGSADYRAHLITVMAKRAVNACKP; encoded by the coding sequence ATGTATGAGACCAGCTACCACCGGGCGACGAGCGTGGCCGACGCGGCGGCGAAGCTTGCGGCCAGCGACGAGGGCAAGATCCTGGCCGGCGGGCAGACGCTGCTGCCGACGATGAAGCAGCGGCTTGCCGCGCCCTCCCATGTGATCGACGTGCGCCACATCGCCGACATGGCCGGCATTGCCGAGACCGGCGCGGGCGGGGTGCGCATCGGCGCGGCGACGACCCATGCCGAGGTGGCCACCTCGCAGATCGTCCAGCGTCTGCTGCCGGGGCTCGCAAGCCTTGCCGGCCACATCGGCGATCCGCATGTGCGCCACATGGGAACGATCGGCGGCTCGCTCGCCAACAACGACCCGGCCGCCGACTATCCCGCCGCCGCCCTTGCGCTCGGCGCGACGATCCACACCGACAGGCGCCAGATCGCGGCCGAGGACTTCTTCACCGGCCTGTTCGAGACCGCGCTCGACGACACCGAGATCGTCACCGCGGTGGAGATCCCGGCCGCCACAACTTGCGCCTACGCCAAATACCCCAACCCCGCCTCGCGCTACGCCATGGTCGGCGTCTTCGTGGCGAGGACCGACGCGGGCGTGCGCGTCGCGGTGACGGGCGCCGGCGCCGACGGCGTCTTCCGCCACACAGGCCTGGAAACAGCCCTTGAGGCCGACTTCTCACCCGACGCCATCGCCGGCGTGACCACCGACGCAAACGGCCTGCTCGCCGACATCCACGGCTCCGCCGACTACCGCGCCCACCTCATCACCGTCATGGCAAAACGCGCCGTAAACGCCTGCAAACCCTGA
- the katG gene encoding catalase/peroxidase HPI produces the protein MDALTDDKPSGCPFTGKIFVTNRDWWPKQLNLKILAQNSSLTDPMGTGFDYAKEFKSLDLAALKQDLYALMTDSQDWWPADYGHYGGLFIRMAWHSAGTYRTADGRGGGGTGSQRFAPLNSWPDNGNLDKARRLLWPIKQKYGNKISWADLMILAGNAAIESMGGKTFGFGGGRADIWEPEEDIYWGSENEWLATTDHEQSRYSGDRELENPLAAVQMGLIYVNPEGPDGNPDPLASARDIRETFARMAMNDYETVALTAGGHTFGKTHGAGDVSNVGPEPEGAPLEAQGLGWLSTHKSGKGRDTITSGLEGAWTPNPIQWDMGYFDVLFKYEWELTKSPAGAWQWTPKDLQEEDMAPDPEDPSKKVPIIMSTADMAMRMDPAYEKISRHFHENPEEFADAFARAWYKLTHRDMGPKTRYLGPEVPEEDLIWQDPIPAVDHPLVDAADIAALKEKILASGLSVSELVRTAWASASTFRGSDMRGGANGARVRLAPQKDWEVNRPAKLAEALKVLEGIQAEFNASASGGKKVSLADLIVLAGTAAVEKAAKDAGHDVEVPFTPGRMDASAEQTDAESFDVLEPMADGFRNYLKTDYTLSPEELLVDKAHLLTLTAPEMTVLVGGMRALDANWDGSRHGVFTDRPGQLTTDFFVNLLDMATEWKPADEASTVFEGRDRKTGAVKWTGTRVDLVFGSNSQLRALAEVYGQADAQEKFVKDFVAAWTKVMEADRFDLA, from the coding sequence ATGGACGCATTGACCGACGACAAGCCGAGCGGCTGCCCGTTTACCGGCAAGATCTTCGTGACCAACCGCGACTGGTGGCCGAAACAGCTCAACCTGAAGATCCTGGCCCAGAACTCGTCGCTGACCGATCCGATGGGCACGGGCTTCGACTACGCCAAGGAGTTCAAGTCGCTCGATCTCGCGGCGCTCAAGCAGGATCTCTATGCGCTGATGACCGACAGCCAGGACTGGTGGCCGGCGGACTACGGTCATTATGGCGGCCTGTTCATCCGCATGGCCTGGCACAGCGCCGGCACCTACCGCACGGCCGACGGCCGCGGCGGCGGCGGCACGGGCAGCCAGCGGTTCGCCCCGCTCAACAGCTGGCCGGACAACGGCAACCTCGACAAGGCCCGGCGCCTGCTGTGGCCGATCAAGCAGAAGTACGGCAACAAGATCTCCTGGGCCGACCTGATGATCCTCGCCGGCAATGCCGCGATCGAGTCGATGGGCGGCAAGACCTTCGGCTTCGGCGGCGGGCGCGCCGACATCTGGGAGCCGGAGGAGGACATCTACTGGGGCTCGGAGAACGAGTGGCTCGCCACCACCGACCACGAACAGAGCCGCTATTCCGGCGACCGTGAGCTGGAAAACCCGCTCGCGGCCGTGCAGATGGGCCTCATCTACGTCAACCCGGAAGGCCCGGACGGCAACCCGGACCCTCTGGCGTCGGCCAGGGACATCCGCGAGACCTTCGCCCGCATGGCGATGAACGACTACGAGACGGTCGCGCTCACCGCCGGCGGTCACACCTTCGGCAAGACCCACGGCGCGGGCGACGTCTCGAATGTGGGCCCGGAGCCGGAAGGCGCGCCGCTGGAGGCCCAGGGGCTCGGCTGGCTGTCCACCCACAAGAGCGGCAAGGGCCGCGACACCATCACCTCGGGTCTGGAAGGCGCCTGGACGCCCAATCCGATCCAGTGGGACATGGGCTATTTCGACGTCCTGTTCAAATACGAATGGGAACTGACCAAGAGCCCGGCGGGCGCGTGGCAGTGGACGCCGAAGGACCTCCAGGAAGAGGACATGGCGCCGGATCCCGAAGATCCGTCCAAGAAGGTGCCGATCATCATGTCCACCGCCGACATGGCGATGCGCATGGACCCGGCCTACGAGAAGATCTCGCGCCACTTCCATGAAAACCCGGAGGAGTTCGCCGACGCCTTCGCCCGTGCCTGGTACAAGCTGACCCACCGCGACATGGGCCCGAAGACGCGCTACCTCGGTCCGGAAGTGCCGGAAGAAGACCTGATCTGGCAGGACCCGATTCCGGCGGTCGATCATCCGCTGGTCGACGCCGCCGACATCGCGGCACTCAAGGAGAAGATCCTCGCCTCCGGTCTGTCGGTCTCGGAGCTGGTGCGCACCGCCTGGGCGTCGGCCTCGACCTTCCGCGGCTCGGACATGCGCGGCGGCGCCAATGGCGCGCGCGTGCGTCTCGCCCCGCAGAAGGACTGGGAGGTCAACCGGCCGGCGAAGCTCGCCGAGGCGCTGAAGGTGCTGGAGGGTATCCAGGCCGAGTTCAACGCGTCGGCCTCCGGCGGCAAGAAGGTGTCGCTCGCCGACCTCATCGTGCTCGCCGGCACGGCCGCCGTCGAAAAGGCGGCGAAGGATGCAGGTCACGACGTCGAGGTGCCCTTCACGCCGGGCCGCATGGACGCCAGCGCCGAGCAGACCGACGCGGAGTCCTTCGACGTGCTGGAGCCGATGGCCGACGGCTTCCGCAACTACCTCAAGACCGACTACACGCTGTCGCCCGAGGAGCTGCTGGTCGACAAGGCCCATCTGCTGACGCTCACCGCGCCGGAAATGACCGTGCTCGTCGGCGGCATGCGGGCGCTCGACGCCAACTGGGACGGCTCCCGCCACGGCGTCTTCACCGACCGTCCGGGGCAGCTGACGACGGACTTCTTCGTCAACCTGCTGGACATGGCGACCGAGTGGAAGCCGGCCGACGAGGCCTCGACCGTGTTCGAGGGCCGCGACCGCAAGACCGGCGCCGTGAAGTGGACCGGCACACGCGTCGATCTGGTCTTCGGCTCCAACTCGCAGCTGCGCGCGCTCGCCGAGGTCTACGGCCAGGCGGATGCGCAGGAGAAGTTCGTCAAGGACTTCGTCGCGGCCTGGACCAAGGTCATGGAGGCCGACCGCTTCGACCTCGCCTGA
- a CDS encoding xanthine dehydrogenase family protein molybdopterin-binding subunit produces MAGSTEGIGAPVKRREDKRFITGKGRYTDDMAVAGMCHAAFVRSPHAHAKVRGIDAEAARAMPGVIAVLTGEELVADGVGNLICGWMIHSKDGTPMKMGAWRALEGETVRHVGQAVAVVVAETRTQARDAADAVVVDYDPLPAVVDALDALEPGAPQLHEEAPGNLIFDWEIGDAAAVDAAFAAAAHVTKMEIRNNRLVPNPMEPRAALASYDAAEEHYTLWTTSQNPHVARLVLSAFYNIAPEHKLRVIAPDVGGGFGSKIYIYPEEMVCLWASKKTGVPVKWTCDRTEAFLTDAHGRDHHSQAEMALDADNRITGLRVKTVANLGAYMSLFSSSVPTYLYATLLSGQYDIPAIHANVKTVYTNTTPVDAYRGAGRPEATYLVERMMETAARELGVDPAAFRRKNFVRAFPHQTPVIMCYDAGDYDASLDAALKAIDYDGFAARKAEAARRGKLRGLGFSCYIEACGIAPSQAVGSLGAGVGLWESAEVRVNPVGTIEVLTGSHSHGQGHETTFAQLVAERLGVGLDTVSIVHGDTDKVQFGMGTYGSRSGAVGMSAISRALDKVEAKAKKLAAHLMEASEGDITLEGGTFKVAGTDKELPFFQVALAAYTAHNMPDGMEPGLKEGAFYDPTNFTFPSGTYICEVEVDPETGKTEIVDFVAADDFGTIINPMIVEGQVHGGLTQGIGQALYENAAYDADGQLLSASYMDYCMPRADDVPSYRLMTTVTECPGNPLGMKGCGEAGAIGSPPAVINAITDAIGTNALEMPATPANVWRALQGAQAAQAAE; encoded by the coding sequence ATGGCAGGATCGACGGAAGGCATCGGCGCGCCGGTGAAGCGGCGCGAGGACAAGCGCTTCATCACCGGCAAGGGGCGCTACACGGACGACATGGCGGTGGCGGGCATGTGCCATGCCGCCTTCGTGCGCTCGCCGCACGCCCATGCGAAGGTGCGGGGCATCGACGCGGAGGCCGCGCGCGCCATGCCCGGCGTGATCGCGGTTCTGACCGGCGAGGAACTGGTCGCCGACGGGGTCGGCAACCTGATCTGCGGCTGGATGATCCACTCCAAGGACGGCACGCCGATGAAGATGGGCGCCTGGCGGGCGCTGGAGGGCGAGACCGTGCGCCATGTCGGCCAGGCGGTGGCGGTGGTCGTCGCCGAGACGCGCACGCAGGCGCGCGACGCGGCCGACGCGGTGGTCGTCGACTACGACCCGCTGCCGGCGGTGGTCGATGCGCTGGACGCGCTCGAGCCGGGCGCGCCGCAGCTGCACGAGGAGGCGCCGGGCAACCTGATCTTCGACTGGGAGATCGGCGACGCGGCGGCGGTCGACGCGGCCTTCGCCGCGGCCGCGCATGTGACGAAGATGGAGATCCGCAACAACCGTCTGGTGCCCAACCCGATGGAGCCGCGCGCGGCGCTTGCCTCCTACGACGCGGCGGAAGAGCACTACACGCTGTGGACCACCTCGCAGAACCCGCATGTGGCGCGGCTGGTGCTCTCGGCCTTCTACAACATCGCGCCGGAGCACAAGCTCCGGGTGATCGCGCCGGATGTCGGCGGCGGCTTCGGCTCCAAGATCTACATCTACCCGGAAGAGATGGTCTGCCTGTGGGCCTCGAAGAAGACGGGCGTGCCGGTCAAATGGACCTGCGACCGCACGGAGGCCTTCCTCACCGACGCCCATGGCCGCGACCATCATTCGCAGGCCGAGATGGCGCTCGACGCCGACAACCGGATCACCGGCTTGCGGGTCAAGACGGTGGCGAACCTCGGCGCCTATATGTCGCTGTTCTCCTCCTCGGTGCCGACCTATCTCTACGCCACGCTGCTGTCGGGCCAATACGACATCCCGGCGATCCATGCGAACGTGAAGACGGTCTACACCAACACCACGCCGGTGGACGCCTATCGCGGCGCGGGCCGGCCGGAGGCGACCTATCTGGTGGAACGCATGATGGAGACGGCGGCGCGCGAACTGGGGGTGGACCCGGCCGCGTTCCGGCGCAAGAACTTCGTGCGCGCCTTCCCGCATCAGACCCCGGTGATCATGTGCTACGACGCGGGCGACTACGACGCCTCGCTGGACGCGGCACTCAAGGCCATCGACTACGACGGCTTCGCGGCGCGCAAGGCGGAGGCCGCGCGGCGCGGCAAGCTGAGGGGTCTCGGCTTCTCCTGCTACATCGAGGCCTGCGGCATCGCGCCCTCGCAGGCCGTCGGCTCGCTCGGCGCCGGCGTCGGCCTGTGGGAATCGGCGGAGGTGCGGGTCAATCCGGTCGGCACCATCGAGGTTCTGACCGGCTCGCACAGCCACGGCCAGGGGCACGAGACGACCTTCGCCCAGTTGGTGGCGGAGCGGTTGGGTGTCGGGCTCGACACGGTGTCGATCGTGCATGGCGACACCGACAAGGTGCAGTTCGGCATGGGCACCTACGGCTCGCGCTCGGGCGCGGTCGGCATGTCGGCGATCTCGCGGGCGCTCGACAAGGTGGAGGCCAAGGCGAAGAAGCTCGCCGCCCATCTGATGGAGGCGTCGGAAGGCGACATCACGCTGGAGGGCGGCACCTTCAAGGTGGCGGGCACGGACAAGGAGCTGCCCTTCTTCCAGGTGGCGCTGGCCGCCTATACGGCACACAACATGCCCGACGGCATGGAGCCGGGGCTGAAGGAGGGGGCCTTCTACGATCCCACCAACTTCACCTTCCCCTCCGGGACCTACATCTGCGAGGTGGAGGTGGATCCGGAGACCGGCAAGACGGAGATCGTGGACTTCGTGGCGGCCGACGACTTCGGCACGATCATCAACCCGATGATCGTGGAGGGTCAGGTGCACGGCGGGCTGACGCAGGGCATCGGCCAGGCGCTTTACGAGAACGCGGCCTATGACGCGGACGGGCAGCTGCTGTCGGCCTCCTACATGGACTATTGCATGCCGCGCGCCGACGACGTGCCGTCCTACCGGCTGATGACGACGGTGACGGAATGCCCGGGCAATCCGCTGGGCATGAAGGGCTGCGGCGAGGCCGGGGCCATCGGCTCGCCGCCGGCGGTGATCAACGCGATCACCGACGCGATCGGCACCAACGCGCTGGAGATGCCGGCCACACCCGCCAACGTGTGGCGCGCGCTCCAGGGCGCGCAGGCCGCGCAGGCGGCCGAGTAA
- a CDS encoding glycine cleavage T C-terminal barrel domain-containing protein has translation MASTAAPGFGAQIRRSPFFDATLRWGARGFSVYNHMYIPRDFGDPVANFHALVHDAILCDVAVERQVEISGPDAARFVQMLTPRNLSRLSVGQCKYVLITGPDGGILNDPVLLRLGEERFWLSLSDSDILLWAQGLAVHAGMDVHIHEPDVSPLQLQGPKSAAVLRALFGDRLKDLKYFGLREVDLDGIPLVVSRTGWSNELGYELYLCDGSKGDALWEKIMAAGQPLGLRPGHTSAIRRIEAGMLSYRADMDMTTNPFELGLDRLVDLDMEAPFIGKAALRRIRAEGVRRRQVGLEIDGPPLPGPNTTFWQVRSDGDPVGTLTSAVHSPRLEKNIALALVGTAHAALGTRLEVAMPDGVRGASVVPKPFYDPKTDSPTGHA, from the coding sequence ATGGCGAGCACAGCCGCTCCGGGCTTTGGCGCGCAGATCCGCAGGTCGCCCTTTTTCGACGCGACCCTGCGCTGGGGCGCCAGGGGTTTCTCGGTCTACAATCACATGTATATTCCGCGCGACTTCGGAGATCCGGTCGCCAATTTTCACGCCCTCGTCCATGACGCGATCCTGTGCGACGTCGCCGTCGAGCGTCAGGTCGAGATTTCAGGGCCCGATGCGGCGCGCTTCGTGCAGATGCTGACGCCGCGCAACCTTTCGCGGCTTTCGGTCGGGCAGTGCAAATACGTGCTGATCACCGGTCCCGACGGCGGGATCCTCAACGATCCCGTCCTGCTGCGTCTCGGCGAGGAGCGCTTCTGGCTGTCGCTCTCCGACAGCGATATCCTGCTGTGGGCGCAGGGGCTTGCGGTCCATGCCGGCATGGACGTGCACATCCACGAACCCGACGTCTCGCCCCTGCAACTGCAGGGCCCGAAATCGGCGGCCGTGCTGCGCGCGCTGTTCGGCGACCGGCTCAAGGATCTGAAGTACTTCGGGCTGCGCGAGGTCGATCTGGACGGCATCCCCCTGGTGGTCTCGCGCACCGGCTGGTCGAACGAGCTCGGCTACGAGCTCTATCTGTGCGATGGCAGCAAGGGCGATGCGCTTTGGGAAAAGATCATGGCCGCCGGTCAGCCGCTCGGTCTCCGGCCCGGCCATACCTCCGCGATCCGCCGGATCGAGGCGGGGATGCTCTCCTATCGCGCGGACATGGACATGACCACCAATCCGTTCGAACTCGGGCTCGACCGGCTGGTCGATCTCGACATGGAGGCGCCCTTCATCGGCAAGGCGGCCTTGCGGCGGATCAGGGCAGAGGGCGTGCGCCGCCGACAGGTCGGGCTGGAGATCGACGGGCCTCCGCTTCCGGGCCCGAACACCACCTTCTGGCAGGTTCGATCCGACGGAGACCCGGTCGGTACGCTGACCTCGGCGGTTCACTCGCCGCGCCTTGAGAAGAACATCGCGCTGGCGCTGGTCGGCACGGCGCACGCGGCGCTCGGAACGCGTCTGGAGGTCGCGATGCCGGACGGCGTGCGCGGGGCAAGCGTTGTCCCGAAGCCGTTCTACGATCCGAAGACGGACAGCCCGACGGGACACGCCTGA